A DNA window from Ranitomeya imitator isolate aRanImi1 chromosome 2, aRanImi1.pri, whole genome shotgun sequence contains the following coding sequences:
- the RPL7L1 gene encoding ribosomal protein uL30-like gives MDGTEPRKLPRVPENLLKKRKKYQGLKAAEAKRALEEKRKVPLGKQIKFKRLESFVRDSRRKLRDDTRLRRMKIYRKKVPNISNEKLAFVVRITDIQGVNHQVLNILKTFRLGKIFAGVFVKLTDESVKTIQMIEPYVAWGIPNLKSVRELILKRGQTKVQGKKKPLTDNNMIEEELGKFGIICLEDVIHELYSAGSNFTAVNKFLCPFELSISRHAGINRKGYLTEVGDPGNRGAGINQLIRKLN, from the exons ATGGACGGCACAGA aCCACGGAAACTTCCGCGGGTCCCAGAGAATCTTCTGAAGAAAAGAAAGAAATATCAGGGGCTTAAAGCAGCAGAGGCCAAGAGAGCGCTAGAGGAGAAGAGAAAG GTTCCGCTGGGAAAACAGATAAAGTTTAAACGTCTTGAAAGTTTTGTGCGAGACTCCAGAAGAAAGCTGAGAGATGACACCAGATTACGCAGGATGAAGATCTATAGGAAGAAAGTCCCCAACATATCCAATGAGAAGCTTGCCTTTGTAGTGCGAATTACGGA CATTCAGGGTGTGAACCACCAAGTGCTCAATATCCTGAAAACCTTCAGACTGGGGAAGATTTTCGCTGGTGTGTTTGTGAAGTTGACAGACGAATCTGTGAAGACGATACAAATGATTGAGCCATATGTGGCATGGGG TATCCCAAACTTGAAGTCTGTACGCGAACTTATCTTAAAGCGTGGACAAACAAAAGTGCAAGGCAAAAAGAAGCCCCTGACGGACAACAATATGATAGAAGAGGAGTTAG GAAAATTTGGAATTATCTGCTTAGAAGATGTGATTCATGAGTTGTACTCAGCAGGAAGCAACTTTACAGCAGTAAACAAGTTCTTATGCCCCTTCGAGTTGTCTATATCCCGTCATGCAGGCATTAACAGGAAAGGCTATCTCACTGAAGTTGGCGATCCCGGAAACCGAGGCGCTGGCATTAACCAACTTATACGAAAGCTCAACTGA